Below is a window of Georgenia soli DNA.
CAGGGTGGCGACAGTCGTGTCCTCGGCATCCATCGCGTGGGCGAGGGTGCCGTACTGGGCGGTCACCGACTCGACGGGGCCGCAGAGCCAGCGCAGCAGATCGACGTTGTGCACGCCCTGGTTCATCAGCGAGCCACCGCCCTCCGCCATGGAGGTCCGCCACCTCGCGGCGCGGTAGTAGTCATCGTCACGGAACCAGTGGACGTGGGTGGTGGCCAGGCGGATGTCGCCGAGGGCCCCGGCGTCCACCGCCTCCTTCAGCCGCGCGTGCTCCGGCTCGAAGCGTCGCTGGGAGATCATCGAGACGGTCAGCCCGCGCTCACGTGCCACCTCCGCGATGCGGACGGCATCCTCCACCCGGACGGCGAGAGGCTTCTCGACCACCACGTGGCGGCCGGCCTCGAGCGCCGCGAGCGCCAGTGCCGCGTGGGAGCCGCTCGGTGAGCAGATCGCGACGACGTCGACCTCGGCGGAGCCGATCACCTCCTCCGGCGTGACGAAGGCGGCGGGCCAGCCCGCCAGCGTCTCCTCCGTCGCGCGGTGGGCGCCGCTGTACGCCACCAGCGCCACCCGGTCGTCGAGGTCGCGGAGCGCGCGTGCGTGCATCGTGCCGATGTTGCCCATGCCGACGATGCCGGCGCCGATACGGCGTGAGGTCATGGTCGTCCTCCCTGCTGGTTCTGGTCGGTCCCGCGTGGAACGAGGCGCGCCGCCGGGCCGGTCTGGCAAGATCCGGACCGGCGGCGCGCGTCGGGGTCAGTCGGGTGTGTGGGTGGCGCCGAGCAGGTCGCGGATACGCTCGGCGGCCCGCGTGAAGCGCGGATCGGTGAGCGTGGCGCCGTAGTCCCGCTCTTCCGGGAGGCCAGGAGTGAGCGTCTCGACGATGCGGCCCGGGCGCGGGCTCATCACCACGATCCGGCTGCCGAGGTAGACGGCCTCGGGCACGGAGTGCGTGACGAGGACGATGGTCGTGCCGGTCTCCCGCCAGATCCGGTTCATCTCGATGTTCATGTGCTCGCGGGTCAGTGCGTCCAGCGCACCGAACGGCTCGTCCATGAGGAGCACCCGGGGCTCGTGCAGCAGCGCCCGGCACAGGGCCACGCGTTGCTGCATCCCCCCGGAGAGCTCGTGCGGGAGAGCCTTCTCGAAGCCGGTCAGACCGGTCAGCTCGATGAGCTCGTCCGCCCGCTGCTCGGCGCGACGCCGGTCCATCCCGCGCATCTCGGCCTGGAGCAGGATGTTCTTGCGCACCCCGCGCCACTCGAGCAGCGCCGAGCGCTGGAACGCGAAGCCGATCTGGCGCTGAGGGCTTGTCACCTGCTGGCCGTAGAGGCGTACGTCCCCGTCGGTGGCAAGAGTGAGACCGGCGATGATCTTCAGCAGGGTCGACTTGCCACAGCCCGACGGGCCGGCGATGGTGACGAACTCCCCCGCTGCGACGCTGAGCGAGACGTCGTCCAGAGCCACGGTCTCGGACCGCTTCGAGCTGAACCGCATCGTGAGGTTCTTGACCTCGATGATGGGGTCGGTGCCGACGGTCGCGCCCGCGTCGGCCAGCTGCGTCGATGCCATCACAGACCCTCGCCGAAGCTGCCGTCCCAGTACTTCGCCGGCGTGGTGTCGCCGTCGAAGTCGGTGTTCTCCACGAGGAAGGTGAGCGTCTTCGTCCACTGGTCCTCGGTGTTGACGCCCGGGGCAGGCGCCTCCTCCAGGTTGAGCAGCCCGATGGTCTTCTCCAGCTGGGCAGCGAGAACGCTCTCCTCCGGGGCCTGCTCGGCACCGGCAGCCATCGCGGCGACGGCCTCCTCCTGGTTCTCCCCGGCCTCGAGGAACGAGCGCGACGTGGCGCGCACCATGGCCTCGACGAGCTCAGGGTCGTCGGCGATCGTCCTGTCGTTGACGACGAGGCCGGTGCCCAGCAGGTTCATGCCGAAGTCCGCGAAGGGCAGCGCCTCGACCTCCTTGCCGGTCTGGTTCGCGATCGTGGGCGCCTGGTCGTGGTGGAAGCCCTGGATCGCGTCGACCTGCCCCTCGATGAGGGCAGCGATCTTGCCGGCCGCATCGACGTTGACGACCGTCACCTCCGCCGGGTCGACGCCGTTGAGCTCCAACCACGCCGGGAACGTGCCGTACATCGCGTCACCGGGTGTCCCGCCGACCGTCTTGCCCACCAGGTCGGCCGGCTCGGAGATGCCCTGGTCGGCGAAGAACTCGACAGAGCTGGGGCCGGTCTGCAGGAACACGCCCGCGCTCTTCACCGGCATCCCCGAGTTGATGGCGTTGGCCAACGGAGGCGTGTCGGCCCAGCCGAAGTCGGTGTTGTTCTGGGCGACCTGCTGGATGGTGTTCCCCGAGCCGTTGCCCGGCTGGATCGTCAGGTCGATGCCCTCCTCCTCGAAGATGCCCTGCTCGA
It encodes the following:
- a CDS encoding Gfo/Idh/MocA family protein, encoding MTSRRIGAGIVGMGNIGTMHARALRDLDDRVALVAYSGAHRATEETLAGWPAAFVTPEEVIGSAEVDVVAICSPSGSHAALALAALEAGRHVVVEKPLAVRVEDAVRIAEVARERGLTVSMISQRRFEPEHARLKEAVDAGALGDIRLATTHVHWFRDDDYYRAARWRTSMAEGGGSLMNQGVHNVDLLRWLCGPVESVTAQYGTLAHAMDAEDTTVATLRFASGALGVITTTTATPPGSPATIALHGSRGSVELGQGEVLRWDVPEVSAPGSGRAPASGAADPLAIGHVGHLTQWREILSAVEGKSPAPVDAADAVETVRLLCAIYEAAATGRAVRPAELG
- a CDS encoding ABC transporter ATP-binding protein; this encodes MASTQLADAGATVGTDPIIEVKNLTMRFSSKRSETVALDDVSLSVAAGEFVTIAGPSGCGKSTLLKIIAGLTLATDGDVRLYGQQVTSPQRQIGFAFQRSALLEWRGVRKNILLQAEMRGMDRRRAEQRADELIELTGLTGFEKALPHELSGGMQQRVALCRALLHEPRVLLMDEPFGALDALTREHMNIEMNRIWRETGTTIVLVTHSVPEAVYLGSRIVVMSPRPGRIVETLTPGLPEERDYGATLTDPRFTRAAERIRDLLGATHTPD
- a CDS encoding ABC transporter substrate-binding protein, which produces MRGIKYGISFAVAGLVLAGCSAGNQAGADPAASAGGGDGGELTEVTITLNWVPYGEHAPFYYGVEQGIFEEEGIDLTIQPGNGSGNTIQQVAQNNTDFGWADTPPLANAINSGMPVKSAGVFLQTGPSSVEFFADQGISEPADLVGKTVGGTPGDAMYGTFPAWLELNGVDPAEVTVVNVDAAGKIAALIEGQVDAIQGFHHDQAPTIANQTGKEVEALPFADFGMNLLGTGLVVNDRTIADDPELVEAMVRATSRSFLEAGENQEEAVAAMAAGAEQAPEESVLAAQLEKTIGLLNLEEAPAPGVNTEDQWTKTLTFLVENTDFDGDTTPAKYWDGSFGEGL